A single genomic interval of Agromyces cerinus harbors:
- a CDS encoding dipeptide ABC transporter ATP-binding protein gives MTLLDISELTLDLPNGRRLLDGISLTVAEGETVGLVGESGSGKSLTARSVLGLLPSRATMGGSVQLLDQSVLDASRSELLGLRRTRASMIFQDPRAGINPMRTVGDHLTETMRLCEGRSAADAKAVAISLMEAVRLPRPEEHLNQYPHELSGGMLQRVMIAGALTSSPRLLICDEPTTALDVTTQAEIIGVLAEQRASRGMGMLFITHDLNLAAAICDRVYVMSAGRVEEQGDARQVFSNPQAAYTKRLVAATPTIVVARDSAASAGPGTDASATTTSDRVVAPQSDAAASASATAPSAPAEAMLSASGISKTYVRRGKEPVRAVIDASIEIPRGGALGVVGESGSGKSTFARMIVGLEQADAGDIRIAGRERTSVPSSRVERLEHARSVQMVFQDPYLSLDPRITAGKAIEDAMRLHRRLSTTDARERVVELLEQVGLGDVHAQARPRTLSGGQRQRVAIARALAIEPDVLVMDEATSALDVSVQAQVLSLVEEIRRERGLTVLFISHDLAVVRRLCDETVVMKTGEIVERGRTVELLGNPQHPYTRLLIDSVPRPEWNLEAVAAEASELEDPVAQN, from the coding sequence ATGACACTCCTCGACATCTCCGAGCTCACGCTCGACCTGCCGAACGGCAGGCGACTGCTCGACGGCATCAGCCTCACGGTCGCCGAAGGGGAGACCGTCGGCCTCGTCGGCGAGTCGGGCTCGGGCAAGTCGCTCACGGCCCGCTCGGTGCTCGGCCTCCTGCCCAGCCGGGCGACCATGGGCGGATCGGTGCAGCTGCTCGACCAGTCGGTGCTCGACGCGAGCCGCAGCGAACTGCTGGGCCTGCGCCGCACGCGTGCGTCGATGATCTTCCAGGACCCGCGGGCCGGCATCAACCCGATGCGCACGGTCGGCGACCACCTCACCGAGACGATGCGTCTCTGCGAGGGTCGCTCGGCGGCCGACGCGAAGGCCGTCGCCATCTCGCTCATGGAGGCGGTGCGCCTGCCGCGCCCCGAAGAGCACCTGAACCAGTACCCGCACGAGCTCTCGGGCGGCATGCTGCAGCGCGTCATGATCGCCGGTGCGCTCACGAGCTCGCCGCGCCTGCTCATCTGCGATGAGCCGACGACCGCGCTCGACGTCACGACGCAGGCCGAGATCATCGGCGTGCTCGCCGAGCAGCGTGCGAGCCGGGGCATGGGCATGCTCTTCATCACCCATGACCTGAACCTCGCCGCCGCGATCTGCGATCGCGTCTACGTGATGAGCGCGGGCCGGGTCGAGGAGCAGGGCGACGCCCGCCAGGTGTTCAGCAACCCCCAGGCGGCGTACACCAAGCGACTCGTGGCGGCCACGCCGACGATCGTCGTCGCGCGCGACTCAGCAGCATCGGCCGGTCCGGGCACGGATGCCTCGGCGACGACGACCTCCGACAGGGTCGTCGCACCGCAGTCGGATGCCGCGGCATCCGCTTCGGCAACTGCGCCGTCTGCGCCCGCCGAGGCGATGCTCTCGGCGAGCGGCATCTCGAAGACGTACGTGCGCCGCGGCAAGGAGCCGGTGCGCGCCGTCATCGACGCCTCGATCGAGATCCCGCGCGGCGGCGCCCTCGGCGTCGTCGGCGAATCGGGTTCGGGCAAGTCGACCTTCGCCCGCATGATCGTGGGTCTCGAGCAGGCGGATGCCGGCGACATCCGCATCGCCGGACGCGAACGCACCTCGGTGCCGAGCTCGCGGGTCGAACGGCTCGAGCACGCACGCTCGGTGCAGATGGTCTTCCAGGACCCGTACCTGTCGCTCGACCCGCGCATCACCGCGGGCAAGGCGATCGAAGACGCCATGCGGCTGCACCGCCGCCTCTCGACGACGGATGCCCGGGAGCGCGTCGTCGAGCTGCTCGAGCAGGTCGGACTCGGTGATGTGCACGCCCAGGCGCGACCGCGCACCCTCTCGGGCGGACAGCGGCAGCGCGTCGCGATCGCCCGGGCGCTCGCGATCGAACCCGATGTGCTCGTCATGGACGAGGCGACGAGCGCGCTCGACGTCTCAGTGCAGGCGCAGGTGCTCTCGCTCGTCGAGGAGATCCGCCGCGAGCGCGGGCTCACCGTGCTCTTCATCAGCCACGACCTCGCGGTGGTGCGCCGACTCTGCGACGAGACCGTGGTCATGAAGACCGGCGAGATCGTCGAGCGCGGCCGCACGGTCGAGCTGCTCGGCAATCCGCAGCATCCCTACACGCGACTGCTCATCGACTCGGTACCGCGACCCGAGTGGAACCTCGAGGCCGTCGCCGCAGAGGCGAGCGAGCTCGAGGACCCCGTCGCGCAGAACTGA
- a CDS encoding ABC transporter permease, protein MTTPTMAMKVLRAPRVRRSSTTFLISAVFLGVVTLAAIFASFLAPYPPNQVDLLNIQAGPSPAHWLGTDALGRDTLSRMMFGARTALLAPLLVVIFSTIVGILLGLLAGWRGGWIDSVLGRIFDVIFAFPALLLAIMAVALFGKGLVAPVVAMSIAYAPFVARLTRSLIASERSRPYVAAYRVQGFGGGFIALRRVLPNVMPIVGAQSTLNFGYVLAELAALSFLGLGVQAPTADWGAMVNEAQSGLIGGYFLPALVPAVAIVLVVVAVNVIGEELSDRIGGEIPA, encoded by the coding sequence ATGACCACCCCCACCATGGCCATGAAGGTGCTGCGGGCTCCGCGCGTGCGGCGCTCGAGCACCACGTTCCTCATCAGCGCCGTGTTCCTCGGCGTCGTGACGCTCGCCGCGATCTTCGCGTCGTTCCTCGCCCCGTATCCGCCGAACCAGGTCGACCTGCTGAACATCCAGGCCGGGCCGAGCCCGGCGCACTGGCTCGGCACCGACGCGCTCGGCCGCGACACCCTGAGCCGCATGATGTTCGGTGCGCGCACCGCGCTCCTGGCGCCGCTGCTCGTCGTCATCTTCTCGACGATCGTCGGCATCCTGCTCGGCCTCCTGGCCGGCTGGCGCGGCGGTTGGATCGACTCGGTGCTCGGCCGCATCTTCGACGTGATCTTCGCCTTCCCGGCGCTGCTCCTCGCGATCATGGCGGTCGCGCTCTTCGGCAAGGGCCTCGTCGCCCCGGTCGTGGCCATGAGCATCGCCTACGCCCCGTTCGTCGCGCGGCTCACGCGCTCGCTCATCGCGTCCGAACGCTCGCGTCCGTACGTCGCGGCCTATCGTGTGCAGGGCTTCGGCGGCGGGTTCATCGCGCTGCGCCGAGTGCTGCCCAACGTGATGCCGATCGTCGGCGCGCAGTCGACGCTGAACTTCGGCTACGTGCTCGCCGAGCTCGCCGCCCTCTCGTTCCTCGGCCTCGGCGTCCAGGCGCCCACAGCCGACTGGGGCGCGATGGTGAACGAGGCCCAGTCCGGCCTCATCGGCGGATACTTCCTTCCCGCACTCGTGCCAGCGGTCGCGATCGTGCTCGTCGTCGTCGCGGTCAACGTGATCGGCGAAGAACTCTCGGACCGCATCGGAGGCGAGATCCCCGCATGA
- a CDS encoding cytochrome c biogenesis CcdA family protein codes for MIDLGLAGALVGGVLTLLSPCSVMLLPAFFAYAFTSPSRLIARTGVFYLGLITTLVPIGVLAGTVGAFVSTNRTTLVTVAAIVIIVLGAVQLVGIPLPAFTRSGAAEGTGVASVYLLGTVYGLAGVCAGPLLGSVLALAALGGQPLYGGLVLAVFALGMTVPLFVLAVAWSRSPRLRGMLRPRTVRIGRWTNTWTQIVGGLLGIGIGVLLIVTEGTASLGGVLGASQQFAVESWVLERTAAVPDVVFAAVAIAALAGAWGIHRWRSGAARRADASAAVSPEASGVAREGEPS; via the coding sequence GTGATCGACCTCGGGCTCGCGGGCGCTCTCGTCGGGGGCGTCCTCACCCTGCTGAGCCCCTGCTCGGTGATGCTCCTGCCGGCGTTCTTCGCCTACGCGTTCACGAGCCCGAGCCGGCTGATCGCCCGCACCGGGGTGTTCTACCTCGGCCTTATCACGACCCTCGTGCCGATCGGGGTGCTCGCCGGCACGGTCGGTGCGTTCGTCAGCACGAACCGCACGACCCTCGTGACGGTCGCCGCGATCGTGATCATCGTGCTCGGCGCCGTGCAACTCGTCGGCATCCCGCTCCCCGCATTCACCCGCAGCGGGGCGGCAGAAGGCACCGGCGTGGCATCCGTCTACCTGCTCGGCACCGTCTACGGGCTCGCCGGGGTCTGCGCCGGCCCCCTGCTCGGCTCGGTGCTGGCGCTCGCCGCGCTCGGCGGTCAGCCGCTGTACGGCGGCCTCGTGCTCGCGGTCTTCGCCCTCGGCATGACCGTGCCCCTCTTCGTGCTCGCCGTCGCCTGGTCGCGATCGCCGCGCCTCCGCGGCATGCTGCGCCCCCGCACGGTACGCATCGGACGCTGGACCAACACCTGGACGCAGATCGTCGGCGGCCTCCTCGGCATCGGCATCGGCGTGCTGCTCATCGTCACGGAGGGCACCGCCTCGCTCGGCGGCGTGCTCGGCGCCTCGCAGCAGTTCGCGGTCGAGAGCTGGGTGCTCGAGCGCACCGCCGCCGTGCCCGACGTCGTCTTCGCCGCGGTCGCGATCGCCGCGCTGGCGGGCGCCTGGGGCATCCACCGGTGGCGGAGCGGCGCGGCACGGCGAGCGGATGCCTCAGCCGCCGTCTCCCCCGAGGCATCCGGGGTCGCCCGTGAAGGCGAACCCTCGTGA
- a CDS encoding MFS transporter, with translation MSSSTRSTEIKTAAATFVGTTIEWYDFFLFGTAAALVFGPVFFPEASPTVGLLAAFATFWVGFIARPIGGLIFGHLGDRFGRRGTLVATLLLTGIATTLIGVLPGYATIGVWAPVLLVVLRALQGLGLGGEWGGAVTLATENSPERRRGLAGMWVQQGSPAGSILATLAFLLVSRLPDEQFMAWGWRVPFLFSAVLVLVALLVRLNLEETAAFTELKKSHTVARAPIVEVFKVAPASIFLGMGASAIGIAIAYFNNTFTLSWTTGILEVPRPTVLNILLVIAILQFFVQPVAAIVAHRIGISRLMLITLTGSLLVTIPTYLLINTGDPAAITFGLALTTVMTASYFAVLAGFLAGAFPPAVRYTGLSIAYQLCATIVGGATPLVAQSLLTGFGNEIWGVAGYQILLIAISLVCTAALAKRLRRKPQATAPSVPATADDAVAPAVTAPA, from the coding sequence ATGTCATCGTCGACACGGTCGACCGAGATCAAGACCGCCGCCGCCACCTTCGTCGGAACGACGATCGAGTGGTACGACTTCTTTCTGTTCGGCACCGCCGCTGCGCTCGTGTTCGGGCCGGTCTTCTTCCCAGAGGCATCCCCGACCGTCGGCCTGCTCGCCGCATTCGCCACCTTCTGGGTCGGCTTCATCGCCCGCCCCATCGGCGGACTCATCTTCGGCCACCTCGGCGATCGCTTCGGCCGACGCGGCACCCTCGTCGCGACCCTGCTGCTGACGGGCATCGCCACGACCCTGATCGGCGTGCTGCCGGGCTACGCGACCATCGGCGTCTGGGCGCCGGTGCTGCTCGTCGTGCTGCGGGCGCTGCAGGGGCTCGGCCTCGGCGGCGAGTGGGGCGGTGCGGTGACCCTCGCGACCGAGAACAGCCCCGAACGCCGGCGCGGTCTGGCCGGCATGTGGGTCCAGCAGGGCTCGCCTGCGGGGTCGATCCTCGCCACGCTCGCCTTCCTCCTCGTGAGCCGGCTGCCCGACGAGCAGTTCATGGCATGGGGATGGCGCGTGCCGTTCCTCTTCTCGGCAGTGCTCGTGCTCGTCGCGCTCCTCGTGCGCTTGAACCTCGAGGAGACCGCCGCGTTCACCGAGCTCAAGAAGTCCCACACCGTGGCGAGGGCCCCGATCGTCGAGGTCTTCAAGGTCGCCCCGGCCTCGATTTTCCTCGGAATGGGTGCGAGCGCCATCGGCATCGCCATCGCGTACTTCAACAACACCTTCACGCTGTCGTGGACGACCGGGATCCTCGAAGTGCCGCGGCCCACCGTGCTCAACATCCTGCTCGTGATCGCGATCCTGCAGTTCTTCGTGCAGCCGGTGGCCGCGATCGTCGCGCACCGCATCGGCATCAGCAGGCTCATGCTCATCACCCTGACCGGCAGTCTCCTGGTCACGATCCCGACCTACCTGCTGATCAACACCGGCGACCCGGCCGCGATCACGTTCGGCCTCGCGCTGACCACCGTGATGACCGCCTCGTACTTCGCGGTGCTCGCGGGATTCCTCGCGGGCGCGTTCCCGCCCGCCGTCCGCTACACCGGTCTCTCGATCGCCTACCAGCTGTGCGCCACCATCGTCGGCGGAGCGACACCGCTCGTCGCCCAGTCGCTCCTGACCGGCTTCGGCAACGAGATCTGGGGCGTCGCCGGCTACCAGATCCTGCTCATCGCCATCAGCCTCGTCTGCACTGCGGCCCTGGCCAAGCGCCTGCGCAGGAAGCCCCAGGCGACGGCGCCTTCGGTGCCGGCCACTGCGGATGACGCGGTCGCGCCGGCCGTGACGGCACCCGCCTGA
- a CDS encoding GntR family transcriptional regulator, which yields MPTVDSAAERARTAIRAGILDGTHRPDTMLSENELAAELGMSRTPVRAALTRLQDEGWITIYPKRGALVRSLSDPEIADLADARLILEAAGVQRATTTARKALADRLEPTLVAQRAALEARDLDGFVTLTIAFHRSFVEAGGNRTLAEIGDRLTARQRLLLSAHRDSLFERSDQVIDEHRALIERLRADDPAGFAEALRTHLMDTHGPELGPI from the coding sequence ATGCCGACCGTCGACAGCGCCGCAGAGCGCGCCCGCACCGCGATCCGCGCCGGGATCCTCGACGGCACCCACCGGCCCGACACGATGCTCAGCGAGAACGAGCTCGCCGCAGAGCTCGGCATGAGCCGCACGCCCGTGCGGGCCGCGCTCACCCGGCTGCAGGACGAGGGCTGGATCACGATCTACCCGAAGCGCGGCGCACTCGTGAGATCGCTCAGCGACCCCGAGATCGCCGACCTCGCAGACGCCCGGCTGATCCTCGAGGCCGCCGGGGTGCAGCGCGCGACCACGACAGCCCGGAAGGCACTCGCCGACCGGCTCGAGCCGACACTCGTCGCCCAGCGCGCCGCCCTCGAGGCCCGCGACCTCGACGGCTTCGTGACCCTGACGATCGCCTTCCACCGCTCGTTCGTCGAGGCCGGCGGCAATCGCACCCTCGCCGAGATCGGCGACCGGCTCACCGCGCGGCAGCGACTGCTGCTGAGCGCCCACCGGGATTCGCTCTTCGAGCGGTCCGACCAGGTCATCGACGAGCATCGCGCCCTCATCGAACGGCTGCGCGCCGACGACCCCGCCGGCTTCGCCGAGGCCCTGCGCACCCATCTGATGGACACGCACGGCCCCGAACTCGGCCCGATCTGA
- a CDS encoding DsbA family protein, which yields MSTKAPAPKPVHPLARKLRFARILNVVLGAVAAFLLVVVIALSVPSAGQAPAAGAPQTPSADAAGEGAGGSGSDSEIATRDPDDPLAIGDVDAPVVLVEWADFRCPFCAVVTNETLPTIFEEYVDKGLVRYEFRDVAFFGEESIDAAVAARAAGEQGKFPEYLEAVFAAAPEKGHPDMPREKLIGFATEAGVPDLAKFEQDLDRADLRDAVLASTAEAQKLGVTSVPFFVAGDQAIAGAQPIENFRALIDEQLAAAGE from the coding sequence ATGTCCACGAAAGCTCCTGCTCCGAAGCCCGTCCACCCGCTCGCGCGCAAGCTCCGCTTCGCCCGCATCCTGAACGTCGTACTCGGCGCGGTCGCCGCGTTCCTGCTCGTCGTCGTGATCGCGCTGTCGGTGCCGAGCGCCGGTCAGGCTCCCGCGGCCGGTGCGCCGCAGACCCCGTCGGCGGATGCCGCCGGCGAGGGCGCCGGCGGCTCCGGCTCCGACTCGGAGATCGCCACCCGCGACCCCGATGACCCCCTCGCGATCGGCGACGTCGACGCTCCCGTCGTGCTCGTCGAGTGGGCCGACTTCCGCTGCCCCTTCTGCGCCGTCGTGACCAACGAGACGCTCCCGACGATCTTCGAGGAGTACGTCGACAAGGGCCTCGTGCGCTACGAGTTCCGCGATGTCGCGTTCTTCGGCGAGGAGTCGATCGACGCCGCCGTCGCCGCCCGCGCCGCGGGCGAACAGGGCAAGTTCCCCGAGTACCTCGAGGCCGTGTTCGCCGCCGCGCCCGAGAAGGGCCACCCCGACATGCCGCGCGAGAAGCTCATCGGCTTCGCGACCGAGGCGGGCGTGCCCGACCTCGCGAAGTTCGAGCAGGACCTCGATCGCGCCGACCTCCGCGACGCGGTGCTCGCGAGCACCGCGGAGGCCCAGAAGCTCGGCGTGACGAGCGTGCCGTTCTTCGTCGCGGGCGACCAGGCCATCGCCGGTGCGCAACCGATCGAGAACTTCCGCGCCCTCATCGACGAGCAGCTGGCCGCGGCAGGCGAGTGA
- a CDS encoding amidohydrolase has product MRQSPVLYRAGTIISQDGTRPEAFAVAGDRISASGSFRELSDRHPDAEVVDLGDAVVVPGFNDAHAHLADTVQSRLDLDVSPASVVGVEGLLDAVRNRTATRRGWVLAGNYDDSVTGRIDRAMLDAAAPTTPVIVRHVSAHWAVLNSRALEELGVGEDAPDIAGGSYGRDPHGRLDGRVYERALLGRYVSRPGDALAPLPAPEPADVIAEYARVTAEWNAVGITSTCDAFVGPQQLEIHSMAKAQGGRGIRVAMLLAAERYEEYRALGLGTDFGDEWLRVAGVKAFVDGAIGGRTCRVSEPFVGTHDHGMLITTQEELDALVGRVHADGNRLAIHANGDVAIRMLLQAYETAAATVQTGVRHRIEHCSIVDAEIITRIAALGLTVVPFSAYARFYGGRLEQWYGADRVERLFAHRAFLDAGVAVAASTDHPASPIPPLGAIQSMVTRRGVDGMRVGETQAISVEEAIGVYTIGSATATGEEGRKGRLAPGYLADFVALGADPRRADPEGISEIPVRATFTGGKLVHGGA; this is encoded by the coding sequence ATGCGACAGAGCCCGGTGCTGTACCGAGCCGGAACGATCATCAGCCAGGACGGCACCCGGCCCGAGGCGTTCGCCGTGGCCGGGGACCGCATCAGCGCGAGCGGTTCGTTCCGCGAGCTGAGCGACCGCCACCCGGACGCCGAGGTCGTCGACCTCGGGGATGCGGTCGTCGTGCCGGGATTCAACGATGCCCACGCCCACCTCGCCGACACCGTCCAATCCCGTCTCGACCTGGATGTCTCGCCCGCGAGCGTCGTCGGCGTCGAAGGCCTGCTCGACGCGGTCCGCAACCGCACGGCAACACGTCGGGGATGGGTGCTCGCCGGCAACTACGACGACTCGGTGACGGGGCGCATCGATCGGGCCATGCTCGATGCCGCGGCCCCGACGACGCCCGTGATCGTGCGGCACGTGTCCGCCCACTGGGCCGTGCTCAACAGTCGTGCGCTCGAGGAGCTCGGGGTCGGCGAAGACGCCCCAGACATCGCGGGGGGAAGCTATGGGCGCGACCCGCACGGGCGACTCGACGGGCGCGTCTACGAGCGCGCGCTCCTCGGCCGGTACGTCAGCCGGCCCGGTGACGCGCTCGCGCCGTTGCCGGCGCCGGAGCCGGCCGACGTCATCGCCGAGTATGCGCGGGTCACAGCCGAATGGAACGCAGTCGGCATCACCTCGACGTGCGACGCGTTCGTCGGGCCCCAGCAGCTCGAGATCCACTCGATGGCCAAGGCGCAGGGCGGCCGCGGCATCCGCGTCGCCATGCTCCTCGCCGCCGAGCGGTACGAGGAGTACCGAGCACTCGGGCTCGGCACCGACTTCGGCGACGAGTGGCTGCGCGTCGCGGGCGTCAAGGCGTTCGTCGACGGTGCGATCGGCGGGCGGACGTGCCGCGTCTCCGAGCCGTTCGTCGGCACGCACGACCACGGCATGCTGATCACCACGCAGGAGGAACTCGACGCACTGGTCGGGCGCGTGCACGCCGACGGCAACCGGCTCGCGATCCATGCCAACGGCGATGTCGCGATCCGGATGCTGCTGCAGGCCTACGAGACCGCAGCGGCCACCGTGCAGACCGGCGTGCGCCACCGCATCGAGCACTGCAGCATCGTCGACGCCGAGATCATCACGAGGATCGCCGCGCTCGGACTGACGGTCGTGCCGTTCTCGGCCTACGCGCGCTTCTACGGCGGGCGACTGGAGCAGTGGTACGGCGCCGACCGGGTCGAGCGGCTGTTCGCGCACCGGGCGTTCCTCGATGCCGGAGTCGCGGTCGCGGCCTCGACCGATCATCCCGCGAGTCCGATCCCGCCGCTCGGCGCGATCCAGTCGATGGTGACGCGCAGGGGAGTCGACGGGATGCGGGTCGGGGAGACCCAGGCGATCAGCGTCGAGGAGGCGATCGGGGTCTACACGATCGGTTCGGCGACGGCGACGGGTGAAGAGGGGCGCAAGGGGCGCCTGGCACCCGGATACCTCGCGGACTTCGTCGCACTCGGCGCCGACCCGCGTCGTGCCGACCCCGAAGGGATCTCCGAGATCCCGGTGCGGGCGACGTTCACCGGCGGGAAGCTCGTGCACGGCGGGGCGTGA
- a CDS encoding flavin-dependent oxidoreductase, translated as MNVLIAGAGIGGLTTALSLHAAGIDDVTLYESVPEIRPLGVGINLLPHAVRELTELGLGDELAELGVATSTLSYFNRHGQQIWSEPRGRAAGYHWPQYSVHRGRLQLLLRDAVLERLGAGAIRLGSPVGDARSEGARTSVAIVGGPDAGTRVTADAVIAADGIHSALRRQQYPDEGAPVWNGLILWRGTARVRPYLDGLTMIMAGDAMQKFVAYPLSAVGDDGLQTVNFIAEYRSDDPEPGASDWNRGADPSAVLGRFADWDFGWLDVPAVISAADEILEYPMVDRDPVERWTFGSQTLLGDAAHAMYPIGSNGASQAIIDARTLAFQLGTVDPIEDALGAYEAERRPRTTALTLSNRSMGPEQVMQLAYERAPGGFGDIELVVPYAERAEIANRYKQAAGFVPELLNERASLTVPVPADD; from the coding sequence ATGAACGTCCTCATCGCGGGCGCCGGCATCGGCGGCCTGACGACGGCGCTCTCGCTGCACGCGGCGGGCATCGACGACGTGACACTGTACGAGTCCGTGCCCGAGATCCGGCCGCTCGGCGTCGGCATCAACCTGCTGCCGCATGCCGTGCGCGAGCTCACCGAGCTCGGGCTCGGCGACGAGCTCGCCGAGCTCGGCGTGGCCACGAGCACCCTCTCGTACTTCAACCGCCACGGTCAGCAGATCTGGTCGGAGCCGCGCGGGCGCGCGGCCGGCTACCACTGGCCGCAGTACTCCGTGCATCGTGGGCGTCTGCAGCTCCTGCTGCGCGACGCCGTGCTCGAGCGTCTCGGCGCCGGCGCCATCCGCCTCGGCAGCCCGGTCGGCGACGCCCGCAGCGAGGGTGCGCGCACGAGCGTCGCCATCGTCGGCGGGCCCGACGCCGGCACCCGGGTGACGGCCGACGCCGTGATCGCCGCCGACGGCATCCACAGTGCGCTGCGCCGCCAGCAGTACCCCGACGAGGGTGCGCCGGTGTGGAACGGCCTGATCCTCTGGCGCGGCACCGCGCGGGTGCGGCCGTACCTCGACGGGCTCACCATGATCATGGCCGGCGACGCGATGCAGAAGTTCGTCGCCTACCCGCTCTCGGCGGTCGGCGACGACGGGCTGCAGACGGTGAACTTCATCGCCGAGTACCGTTCCGATGACCCCGAGCCGGGTGCGAGCGACTGGAACCGAGGCGCAGACCCGAGCGCGGTGCTCGGCCGCTTCGCCGACTGGGACTTCGGATGGCTCGACGTTCCGGCCGTCATCTCCGCCGCCGACGAGATCCTCGAGTACCCGATGGTGGATCGCGACCCGGTCGAACGCTGGACCTTCGGTTCGCAGACGCTGCTCGGCGACGCCGCGCACGCCATGTACCCGATCGGTTCGAACGGTGCATCGCAGGCGATCATCGACGCCCGCACCCTCGCCTTCCAGCTCGGCACGGTCGACCCGATCGAGGATGCGCTCGGCGCCTACGAGGCCGAGCGTCGCCCGCGCACCACGGCGCTCACGCTCAGCAACCGCTCGATGGGGCCGGAGCAGGTCATGCAGCTCGCGTACGAGCGAGCGCCCGGCGGCTTCGGCGACATCGAACTCGTCGTGCCCTACGCCGAGCGCGCCGAGATCGCGAACCGCTACAAGCAGGCGGCGGGCTTCGTGCCCGAGCTGCTGAACGAGCGGGCGAGCCTCACTGTGCCGGTGCCCGCCGACGACTGA
- a CDS encoding LysR family transcriptional regulator, translating into MLNAHNLPDLRVLSHFLTVVEAGSVTRAASMLRITQPALSRQMQQLEQRLGTRLFDRTTTGVRPSSAGLTLVPLVRGLIDRAEGVQRAVEQLTVDAPVRFRAACPEATVRGVIAPFVAETSAPITGTEIDLAVRVYDHVIGRSADLAVNTLPPPLGLESELIDSAPVQVHVTPGHPLAELESIDASDLVDASIIVLASGSGLRQVVDRALWPVRDRITIVAEPSSSDLAMALASTGAGICIDVVGPQFGLIGRTFTSDRQRVMMPIYAAWEADHFAADQLRSLAGALTAWSSGRVRD; encoded by the coding sequence ATGTTGAACGCGCATAACCTTCCCGACCTCCGCGTGCTGTCGCACTTCCTCACGGTCGTCGAAGCCGGCTCGGTGACGAGAGCCGCGTCGATGCTGCGCATCACGCAGCCGGCCCTGTCACGTCAGATGCAGCAGCTCGAGCAGCGCCTCGGCACGCGATTGTTCGACCGCACGACGACGGGCGTGAGACCGAGCTCCGCCGGACTCACGCTGGTGCCGCTCGTGCGCGGCCTCATCGATCGCGCGGAAGGCGTGCAGCGCGCGGTCGAACAGCTCACCGTCGACGCCCCCGTGCGGTTCCGGGCAGCCTGCCCCGAGGCCACCGTGCGCGGTGTGATCGCGCCGTTCGTCGCCGAGACGTCCGCCCCGATCACGGGCACCGAGATCGACCTCGCGGTGCGCGTCTACGACCACGTCATCGGTCGGAGCGCCGACCTGGCGGTGAACACGCTGCCGCCGCCGCTCGGCCTCGAGTCCGAGCTCATCGACTCGGCACCCGTCCAGGTGCACGTGACGCCGGGGCATCCGCTCGCCGAGCTGGAGTCGATCGACGCGAGTGACCTCGTCGACGCATCGATCATCGTGCTCGCCTCGGGCTCGGGCCTCCGGCAGGTGGTCGATCGCGCACTGTGGCCGGTGCGGGATCGGATCACGATCGTCGCCGAACCGTCGTCGTCCGACCTCGCGATGGCGCTCGCGTCGACGGGGGCCGGCATCTGCATCGACGTCGTCGGACCCCAGTTCGGACTCATCGGACGCACCTTCACCTCCGATCGGCAGCGGGTCATGATGCCGATCTACGCCGCCTGGGAGGCCGACCACTTCGCCGCGGACCAGCTGCGCTCGCTCGCCGGCGCGCTGACGGCGTGGTCGAGCGGGCGCGTCCGCGACTGA